From one Streptomyces sp. SCSIO 30461 genomic stretch:
- the dprA gene encoding DNA-processing protein DprA, with amino-acid sequence MKAPAAAGSGAEERLARAALTRVVEPGDEHSGRWLREHGPVELMERLRAGERLDAPPAGPGKRRIEGYRTRARAAHPERDLDAMTVLGGRFVCPGDPEWPTQLDDLGDRRPVGLWLRGGADLRIWALRSVAVVGARACTPYGAHVAGSLGSGLAERGWVVVSGAAHGVDGAAHRGALASGGATVAVLACGVDVAYPRAHTGLIGRIAEQGLVVAELPPGAHPTRGRFVLRNRVIAALTRGTVVVEAELRSGSLVTARAAERLGRCTMGVPGPVTSGLSAGVHELLRADAVLVTDADEVVEVVGDIGELAPVRRGPVLARDLLGPVASGILEVFPAQGRLDGREIALRSGTAPDEALGRLYELQSLGFVERQGSGWELTKGGRQPSNSRRGGA; translated from the coding sequence GTGAAGGCACCGGCGGCAGCCGGGTCCGGCGCCGAGGAGCGGTTGGCGCGTGCCGCGTTGACCAGGGTCGTCGAACCGGGTGATGAACACTCCGGGCGGTGGCTGCGGGAACACGGCCCGGTGGAGCTGATGGAGCGGCTGCGCGCCGGTGAGCGCCTCGATGCCCCGCCGGCCGGGCCGGGGAAGCGGCGGATCGAGGGGTACCGGACCCGAGCCCGGGCCGCGCATCCCGAGCGGGATCTCGATGCGATGACGGTGCTCGGCGGCCGCTTCGTCTGCCCCGGCGATCCGGAATGGCCCACCCAGCTGGATGACCTCGGTGACCGCAGGCCTGTGGGTCTGTGGCTGAGGGGCGGCGCCGATCTGCGGATATGGGCCTTGCGTTCGGTCGCGGTGGTGGGTGCGCGGGCCTGCACCCCTTATGGCGCCCATGTCGCGGGGAGCCTCGGCTCCGGGCTCGCCGAGCGCGGCTGGGTCGTTGTCTCCGGAGCGGCCCATGGGGTCGACGGTGCGGCACACCGTGGTGCTCTTGCGTCCGGGGGAGCGACCGTTGCCGTGCTCGCCTGCGGGGTCGATGTGGCCTATCCCCGGGCGCATACGGGGCTGATCGGCCGTATCGCCGAACAGGGTCTTGTGGTCGCGGAGTTGCCCCCGGGTGCCCACCCCACGCGCGGCAGGTTCGTGCTGCGGAACCGGGTGATCGCCGCCCTTACCCGGGGCACGGTCGTCGTGGAGGCCGAACTCCGCAGCGGCTCACTGGTCACCGCCCGCGCCGCCGAGCGGCTCGGCCGCTGCACCATGGGCGTACCGGGCCCGGTGACCAGTGGGCTCTCCGCGGGAGTGCATGAGCTTCTGCGGGCGGACGCGGTGCTGGTGACCGACGCCGACGAGGTGGTCGAGGTGGTCGGGGACATCGGCGAGCTCGCGCCTGTACGACGCGGTCCGGTGCTCGCGCGGGACCTCCTGGGGCCCGTGGCGAGCGGAATCCTGGAAGTCTTCCCGGCACAGGGTCGCCTGGACGGGCGGGAGATCGCCCTCAGGTCCGGGACCGCTCCGGATGAAGCCCTCGGCAGGCTGTACGAACTCCAGTCGCTCGGATTCGTGGAACGGCAGGGCTCCGGCTGGGAGTTGACGAAGGGCGGGCGGCAGCCGTCGAACTCCCGGCGAGGCGGTGCTTGA